The genomic region GTCCGTGGTTCGGATGAGGCCGTCGCGACCTGCAAGGTGGCCGGAAAATGGCACCCGGTGCCGTTGCAGACAGGGACAATCTGGCTCAATCCGGTCGGAGCCAAGGCCGACGAAATCCGTATCTCCGCGAGCGAGGTGCGCGCCCTGCACTTGTATGTGCCCACTTCGGCATTTGCGCGGCTAAGTCATGATTACAATCTGCCCCTACTGCCTGGCAATTCGGTCCGCTACTCATCCGGTGTGCAGGATGAAATGATCAGGCAGATCGGGCTGTCGATGCTGTCGGAGATGGAATGCCCGACCGCGGCGGGGCGCATGCTGGCGGAAACCTCGTCACTCTTCCTCGCTGCGCGGCTCATGCAAGCGCACGCCGAGTCCATGATCGCCGACGGCGCGTCGGTCTCCGCTCAACGTTTGGAAAATGGCAGGCTGAAGCGCGTGCTCGCCTACGTCGAAGAGCATATCGATGACGACGTTACGGTAACTGAACTCGCCTACGTCGCTTGTCTCAGCGTCTTTCATTTTACTCGGGCGTTCGCTGCGGCAATGGGGGTGCCTCCGCATCGTTACGTCAGCCAGCGCCGCCTCGAGGCGGCGAAGGCGTTGCTAGCGACGAACAGGTCGTCTCTGAGCGAAATCGCACTAAAGTCCCGGTTCTCCTCGCAATCGAGTTTTACGCGTGCCTTCAAAAGGGCGACCGGCGTCACGCCGGCGGAGTACCGGCAAAAGGCACGATAGCGGCGCTGCGCAGCAAGATCGGTCAAAACAACAGCAGGCACGGGACAGACGCAGGGGAAGCTGCTTCCTAATGTTGGCTGAGGCCTGCTCTCGTCTGGATGGCGCGACCAGGCTCCACAGACGAACAGACGGAGCTCTCCCTTGAGCCGAATTGCGAAACTCGCAGCCTTGATTATCGGAGCAAATCTCGTGACCCACGTTGTCGCAGCGGCGCCCGACGCCGCGATCGATCCGCGGATTGATCCTCAGATTCGGTCCTTCCTCGCCAAGATCAACAAGGACGGAAGTCCCTTCTGGGAATTGCCGCAGCCGAAGCCGCAGGAGATTCTATCCGATCTCCAATCGCAAACCGCCGTCGATATGTCCGGCGTCACGACGACCGAACGGACGATCAGTCAGGACGGTCGCATGGTGAAGCTGTTCATCATGAAGCCAGAGCACGTCGGAGAAAAGCCGGGTGTGCTGCTTTTCATCCACGGCGGCGTCTGGATCGTCGGTAACTTCCAGAACCACCAGCGCCTCTTGCGTGACCTCGTCGTCGGTTCGGGCCAGATTGGTGTGTTCGTCGAATACACGCCGCTTCCGTCGGCGAAGTTTCCGACGCAGCTGGAGGAATGCTATGCCGCGCTGAAATGGGTTGCCGCGCATGCAGGTGAGTTTGGCGCGGATGGCAGCCGCATTGCGGTGGCCGGCAATTCCGTCGGCGGCAACATGACCGCCGCGCTTACTATGATGGCGAAGGACCGCAACGGGCCCAAGGTCGGTTACCAGATACTCTTTGTTCCGGCGACCGACGCGAGCGTCGATACCGAGTCGTACCGCGAATATGGAACAGGACGCTTCCTGGCGCGCGCCTTCATGAAATATGGCTGGGACCTCTATGCACCGGACGCTCGGACCCGAGACAATCCCTATGTCTCGCCGCTCCGCGCCAGCATCGATCACCTCAAGGGCCTGCCACCCGCGCTCGTGATCACCGCTGAGAACGATCCTCTGCGCGACGAGGGTGAAGCCTACGCGCGCAAGCTAAAGCAGGCAGGCGTCAGCGTCGATGCGGTTCGTTACAACGGGACTATCCACGACTTCATGCTGCTGAACGCCCTGCGCCATGAGCCCTCCACCGAGGCGGCGATCGAGCAAGCCAATGTGGGCGTGCGCCAGCGCCTTCAGCCCTTGGCGAACTAGCGGGTCCGATCGCGACGCGGCGGCTAAGGCCGCCGCGTCCAAGACCCCCCGGAGCGAGCTCCGAGGCTTGTTTTCCGGGACGCATACTGAGAAATGCGCGATGTCCGAGGTCCAGGACTTAT from Bradyrhizobium elkanii USDA 76 harbors:
- a CDS encoding helix-turn-helix domain-containing protein; this translates as MQGQTQGNLKYPESTLLSSSDGLGWATISADLRTHRSWQGQPSTVASHVEVTVAVRGSDEAVATCKVAGKWHPVPLQTGTIWLNPVGAKADEIRISASEVRALHLYVPTSAFARLSHDYNLPLLPGNSVRYSSGVQDEMIRQIGLSMLSEMECPTAAGRMLAETSSLFLAARLMQAHAESMIADGASVSAQRLENGRLKRVLAYVEEHIDDDVTVTELAYVACLSVFHFTRAFAAAMGVPPHRYVSQRRLEAAKALLATNRSSLSEIALKSRFSSQSSFTRAFKRATGVTPAEYRQKAR
- a CDS encoding alpha/beta hydrolase, with the protein product MSRIAKLAALIIGANLVTHVVAAAPDAAIDPRIDPQIRSFLAKINKDGSPFWELPQPKPQEILSDLQSQTAVDMSGVTTTERTISQDGRMVKLFIMKPEHVGEKPGVLLFIHGGVWIVGNFQNHQRLLRDLVVGSGQIGVFVEYTPLPSAKFPTQLEECYAALKWVAAHAGEFGADGSRIAVAGNSVGGNMTAALTMMAKDRNGPKVGYQILFVPATDASVDTESYREYGTGRFLARAFMKYGWDLYAPDARTRDNPYVSPLRASIDHLKGLPPALVITAENDPLRDEGEAYARKLKQAGVSVDAVRYNGTIHDFMLLNALRHEPSTEAAIEQANVGVRQRLQPLAN